From the Musa acuminata AAA Group cultivar baxijiao chromosome BXJ3-7, Cavendish_Baxijiao_AAA, whole genome shotgun sequence genome, one window contains:
- the LOC135643753 gene encoding protein neprosin-like — protein sequence MVNGVIERMLLLAVVFFAEEVVDGKSSTLLTEKELLVEAKLNLINKPAVKSIQSEDGDIVDCVDVYKQPAFDHPQLKRHTIQMRPGDEHFGRRDVASSRSSVRMPAQVWQRKGSCPSGTVPVLRVQEHHLLNAPSITNYGRKPWKGITKHEFGVLVGSGFNYIGAKASINIWNPYMESDDEFTSGQIWLTNGEYNNSDSIEVGWMVNPSVFGDRRARLFVYWTADSGKTTGCFNLLCAGFVQTSSEIALGGSFSAVSIYDGPQYEFSVNVWMDIDNGRWWLMYGDNVTVGYWPASLFRGLSKTATLVVFGGDVYSPRMKQSPHTATAMGSGSFSSEHFGRAAFISKPRIKDYSGEYKYPYPFGTLSTQTSCYSAENFADILWTEPLFYYGGPGRSNPYCQ from the exons ATGGTGAATGGGGTAATCGAAAGGATGCTTTTGTTAGCAGTCGTCTTCTTTGCTGAAGAAGTGGTGGATGGGAAATCAAGCACTCTGTTGACCGAGAAGGAATTACTCGTAGAGGCGAAGTTAAATCTAATCAACAAGCCTGCAGTGAAGAGCATTCAG AGCGAAGATGGCGACATAGTCGACTGCGTTGATGTCTACAAGCAGCCAGCTTTCGATCACCCCCAACTCAAACGCCATACGATTCAG ATGAGGCCCGGCGATGAGCATTTTGGCAGAAGAGATGTGGCTTCTTCTCGGTCCTCTGTGCGTATGCCTGCCCAAGTGTGGCAAAGGAAAGGAAGCTGCCCCAGTGGAACAGTACCTGTCCTCCGCGTCCAAGAACATCACTTGCTGAATGCTCCTTCCATTACAAACTACGGAAGGAAGCCatggaaaggcatcaccaagcacGAG TTCGGAGTGCTCGTTGGCAGTGGATTCAACTACATCGGTGCCAAAGCAAGCATCAACATCTGGAATCCCTACATGGAAAGCGACGACGAATTCACGAGCGGCCAGATTTGGCTTACGAATGGGGAGTACAACAATTCAGACTCCATCGAGGTTGGATGGATG GTAAATCCAAGTGTTTTTGGTGATAGGAGAGCGAGGCTTTTCGTGTACTGGACG GCTGACTCGGGAAAGACGACGGGCTGCTTCAATCTCCTTTGTGCAGGCTTCGTGCAGACGAGCAGCGAGATAGCGCTCGGTGGTTCGTTTTCCGCCGTATCTATTTACGACGGACCACAGTACGAATTTTCTGTCAACGTGTGGATG GACATCGACAATGGGAGATGGTGGTTGATGTACGGCGACAACGTCACCGTCGGATACTGGCCGGCTTCTCTCTTCAGAGGACTGAGCAAGACAGCCACGCTGGTGGTGTTTGGAGGCGACGTGTACAGTCCGAGGATGAAGCAGTCGCCCCACACGGCCACAGCCATGGGTTCCGGCAGTTTCTCCTCGGAGCACTTCGGCCGCGCCGCCTTCATCAGTAAGCCGCGGATCAAGGACTACTCGGGAGAGTACAAGTATCCCTATCCCTTTGGGACGTTGAGCACCCAAACCAGCTGCTACAGTGCTGAGAACTTCGCGGACATCTTGTGGACGGAGCCCCTCTTCTACTATGGCGGGCCTGGCAGAAGTAATCCGTACTGCCAATAG
- the LOC103991228 gene encoding IQ domain-containing protein IQM1, with translation MGLHLSLLNCSWVELMRSKIFALTETEDVKTITRSASCKQNELHANTELSASLRESLSFKNWHHEQVKLETNLSSKNQYLEDDKKQPNLAQHTKHDTVLVLNPAICPLLSPCPTKDLNAAAVKLQKVYKSYRTRRNLADCAVVAEELWWKALDFASLKHSSVSFFIGGKPETAASRWARALTRAAKVGKGLSKNNNAQKLALRHWLEAIDPRHRYGHNLHMYYDIWTKSESKQPFFYWLDIGDGKEVNIAKCPRNKLQQECVKYLGPKERLAYEVIVEDGKLVYKKNRTLVDTTEGSKWIFVLSTIRALYVGQKKKGSFQHSSFLAGGATIAAGRLIVKEGTLKAVWPHSGHYLPTEENFREFISFLEENNVDLTDVKRNPVGYDDDYPSFKMTTSDSMTDSDKGVEVEGESTTHHAGDLSDCEAEERPAYSLGAECHEGNEIETTVESVNHHLRKWTTGVGPRIRCVRNYPTDLQFKALEQVNLSPRSIPSPVGNNGPIPSPRPNSRIMLSPSLAGIHLPSPAISLTLSKHRRC, from the exons ATGGGCTTACATCTTTCATTGCTCAACTGCTCATGGGTTGAACTCATGAGAAGCAAGATTTTTGCTTTGACAGAAACTGAGGATGTCAAGACAATCACAAGATCAGCTAGCTGCAAACAAAATGAATTACATGCCAACACTGAGTTGAGTGCTTCTTTGAGAGAATCATTGAGCTTCAAAAATTGGCATCACGAGCAGGTAAAGCTGGAAACTAATTTATCATCCAAGAATCAGTACCTGGAAGATGACAAAAAACAACCTAATTTGGCACAGCACACCAAACATGATACAGTTCTTGTGTTGAACCCAGCAATCTGTCCTTTGTTGTCCCCATGCCCTACGAAAGACCTCAATGCAGCAGCTGTTAAGCTTCAAAAAGTGTACAAGAGTTATCGAACTCGAAGAAATTTGGCAGATTGTGCAGTTGTTGCCGAGGAATTATG GTGGAAGGCATTGGATTTTGCCTCTCTCAAACACAGCTCAGTATCATTTTTCATTGGTGGAAAGCCAGAAACAGCAGCTTCACGTTGGGCTAGGGCACTAACAAGAGCGGCTAAG GTTGGCAAGGGTTTGTCCAAGAATAACAATGCACAGAAGCTGGCACTCCGACACTGGCTTGAAGCT ATTGATCCCCGTCATCGTTATGGGCACAATCTGCATATGTATTACGACATATGGACTAAAAGTGAGAGCAAACAACCATTTTTCTACTG GTTGGATATTGGTGATGGCAAAGAAGTTAACATTGCAAAGTGTCCTAGAAACAAGCTTCAGCAGGAATGTGTTAAATAtcttggaccg AAAGAGAGGCTGGCTTATGAAGTCATTGTGGAGGATGGAAAGCTAGTCTACAAGAAAAATAGAACATTGGTGGATACTACTGAAGGTTCTAAATGGATATTTGTTCTCAGTACAATCAGGGCATTGTACGTGGGCCAG AAAAAGAAGGGCTCATTTCAACACTCGAGTTTTCTTGCTGGTGGAGCTACGATAGCTGCAGGAAGATTGATTGTGAAGGAGGGAACTCTGAAG GCTGTTTGGCCACACAGTGGACATTACCTCCCAACCGAAGAAAATTTCCGGGAATTTATCAGCTTCCTTGAAGAGAACAATGTTGACCTCACTGATGTCAAG AGAAATCCAGTTGGCTATGATGATGACTACCCTTCATTCAAGATGACCACGAGTGACTCAATGACAGATAGCGATAAAGGTGTAGAGGTAGAAGGTGAATCTACAACACATCATGCAGGAGATTTGAGTGACTGTGAGGCAGAGGAGAGGCCTGCATACTCTCTCGGAGCTGAGTGCCATGAAGGCAATGAGATTGAGACCACTGTTGAATCGGTGAACCATCATCTTCGCAAATGGACAACCGGGGTTGGGCCTCGCATTAGGTGTGTTCGGAACTACCCAACCGATCTCCAGTTTAAGGCGCTCGAGCAAGTTAACCTGTCACCGAGGTCTATTCCTTCCCCTGTCGGAAACAATGGACCGATCCCGTCACCTCGCCCCAACTCTAGAATCATGCTATCCCCCTCACTTGCTGGCATCCACCTGCCTTCTCCGGCGATCTCTCTTACTCTTTCGAAACACAGACGTTGCTGA
- the LOC135642532 gene encoding cytochrome P450 711A1-like produces the protein MEDRVLEIVESVESLVRSCAPFFLASMALLLGFLVYFYAPYWRVRRVPGPPTTFPLGHIPFLAKHGPDILRVFAKNYGPIFRFHLGRQPLVIVADAELCRKVGIKNFKDIRNRSSPSPATGSPLLQNGLFLLRDSRWTSTRNIITSLYQPAHLASLIPTMHHYATSFCHTISTIQRNREDVPFSELSLRLAIDIIGKTAFGIEFGLLNDDDDDDDGSCFLRQHTYAISSLKMDLSGSLSTALGLIAPVLQNPCREIFKRIPGAADYKLHQMNQQLCDRIDAIIAKRSSEMTRESKDFLAALLNSRQTRLAENLLTDSYVRALVYEHLIAGTKTTAFTLAMTVYLVSRHPDVEKKLVDEIDRFGPRDLIPTFDDLHSKFPYLDQVIKESMRMYTVSPLVARETSQQVEIGGYVLPKGTWVWLALGVVAKDSKQFPAPDVFRPERFDPARDEEKRRHPYAHIPFGIGPRACIAQKFAIQEVKLALIQLYRHYVFRRSPEMELPPEFQYGLILSFKRDIMLRAIKRAND, from the exons ATGGAAGATAGAGTCCTTGAAATCGTGGAGAGTGTGGAGAGCTTGGTAAGGTCATGTGCTCCCTTCTTCCTCGCATCCATGGCTTTGCTTTTAGGGTTCCTGGTTTACTTCTACGCACCATACTGGAGAGTGAGAAGAGTGCCCGGTCCTCCAACAACGTTTCCTCTTGGCCACATTCCTTTCCTCGCCAAGCACGGGCCAGATATCTTGAGAGTGTTTGCTAAGAACTACGGGCCAATCTTTAG ATTTCATTTGGGAAGGCAACCACTAGTGATTGTAGCAGATGCAGAACTCTGCAGGAAGGTGGGGATTAAGAACTTTAAAGACATAAGGAATAGAAGCAGCCCTTCGCCTGCAACTGGGTCACCTCTACTTCAGAATGGACTCTTTCTTTTAAG GGACTCGAGGTGGACTTCAACGCGAAACATCATCACCTCCCTTTACCAACCCGCCCACCTCGCAAGCCTTATCCCCACCATGCACCACTATGCCACCTCCTTCTGCCACACCATCTCCACGATCCAACGCAACCGAGAAGACGTCCCATTCTCCGAGCTCTCCCTGCGCCTCGCCATCGACATCATCGGCAAGACCGCTTTCGGCATCGAGTTCGGGCTcctcaacgacgacgacgacgatgatgatggtTCCTGCTTCCTCCGGCAGCACACCTACGCCATCTCCTCCCTCAAGATGGACCTCTCCGGCTCCCTCTCCACGGCATTGGGCCTGATCGCCCCGGTGCTCCAAAACCCTTGCCGTGAAATATTCAAGAGGATCCCCGGCGCCGCCGACTACAAGCTGCACCAGATGAACCAGCAGCTGTGCGACAGGATCGACGCCATCATCGCGAAGAGGTCGAGCGAGATGACCCGTGAGTCCAAGGACTTCCTGGCGGCACTGCTGAACTCGAGACAGACGCGACTCGCCGAGAACCTCCTCACCGACAGCTACGTCCGAGCACTCGTGTACGAGCACCTCATCGCTGGGACGAAGACGACGGCCTTCACGCTGGCGATGACGGTTTACCTGGTCTCGCGACACCCAGATGTGGAGAAGAAGCTGGTGGACGAGATCGATCGCTTTGGCCCCCGTGATCTGATCCCAACCTTCGACGACCTTCACTCCAAGTTTCCTTACCTCGATCAG GTGATCAAAGAGTCCATGAGGATGTACACAGTCTCGCCACTGGTCGCAAGAGAGACGTCGCAGCAGGTTGAGATCGGAGGATACGTTCTACCGAAG GGGACATGGGTTTGGCTTGCGCTGGGGGTCGTGGCCAAAGACTCGAAGCAGTTTCCGGCGCCGGACGTGTTCCGGCCAGAGAGGTTCGATCCGGCTCGTGATGAAGAGAAGCGAAGGCACCCGTACGCGCACATTCCATTCGGCATCGGTCCGCGCGCATGCATCGCCCAGAAGTTCGCCATACAAGAAGTCAAACTCGCGCTGATCCAGCTTTACCGGCATTACGTCTTCCGGCGCTCTCCCGAGATGGAGTTGCCGCCGGAGTTCCAGTATGGTCTGATCTTATCGTTCAAACGCGACATCATGCTCCGAGCAATCAAACGTGCCAATGATTAG